The Mycobacterium seoulense genome has a window encoding:
- the rbfA gene encoding 30S ribosome-binding factor RbfA, which yields MADPARARRLAKRINTIVASAIEFEIKDPGLDGVTIVDTKVTADLHDATVFYTVLGPTLDDEPDYAAAASALERAKGALRTMVGAGTGVRFTPTLTFTRDTTLDTVARMDELLARARAADADLERVRSGAKPAGEADPYRVRDTDDGDRPED from the coding sequence ATGGCCGACCCGGCCCGGGCGCGCCGACTGGCCAAACGCATCAACACGATCGTCGCCTCGGCGATCGAGTTCGAGATCAAGGATCCGGGCCTGGACGGGGTGACCATCGTCGACACGAAGGTCACCGCTGACCTCCACGATGCGACGGTGTTCTACACCGTGCTGGGCCCCACCCTCGACGACGAGCCGGACTACGCCGCGGCCGCGTCGGCGCTGGAACGGGCCAAGGGCGCGCTGCGCACCATGGTCGGGGCCGGCACCGGCGTGCGCTTCACGCCCACCCTGACATTCACCCGCGACACCACGTTGGACACCGTGGCGCGGATGGACGAGTTGCTGGCGCGGGCCCGCGCCGCCGACGCCGACCTGGAGCGGGTCCGCTCCGGTGCCAAGCCGGCCGGTGAAGCCGATCCATATCGTGTGAGGGACACCGATGACGGCGATCGACCCGAAGACTGA
- a CDS encoding YlxR family protein — MSDGNGEHAVIVDTRTSLPGRGAWVHPEPQCVQQAIRRRAFTRALRIDRPPDTTALVEHVEALDSPGNRRGSKEHEHTVKSR; from the coding sequence GTGTCGGACGGGAACGGCGAACATGCCGTGATCGTCGACACCAGGACCAGCCTGCCGGGGCGGGGTGCGTGGGTGCATCCCGAACCGCAATGCGTGCAACAGGCGATTCGGCGGCGGGCTTTCACCAGAGCGCTGCGCATCGACCGTCCACCGGACACAACCGCGCTGGTCGAGCACGTGGAAGCGCTCGACTCGCCCGGCAACAGAAGAGGCAGCAAAGAACATGAGCACACCGTGAAGTCCCGATGA
- the infB gene encoding translation initiation factor IF-2, translated as MAGKARVHELAKELGVTSKEVLARLNEQGEFVKSASSTVEAPVARRLRESFGGGKPAPQKAAPKAAAKAPAKGPDKSLDQALDMAIGNGEAAGAPAGGTTTAQAAPAAPAEAPARPGPAPGRPAPGQPQPPAPAQPTGQPQAQPGPQPGMTPGPRPGPAPKPGVRTPRVGNNPFSSAQPVDRPIPRPMAPRPGAPRPGGARPGASPGNMPPRPGGAAGQGRPARPGAPRPGGGRPGGPGGRDGGGGNYRGGGGGVGAPPGGGGPGGFRGRPGGGGGGGGRPGQRGGAAGAFGRPGGAPRRGRKSKRAKRAEYENMQAPVVGGVRLPHGNGETIRLARGASLSDFADKINANPASLVQALFNLGEMVTATQSVGDETLELLGSEMNYVVQVVSPEDEDRELLESFDLTYGEDEGTEEDLQTRPPVVTVMGHVDHGKTRLLDTIRNASVREAEAGGITQHIGAYQVGVDFEGSERLITFIDTPGHEAFTAMRARGAKATDIAILVVAADDGVMPQTVEAINHAQAADVPIVVAVNKIDKEGADPAKIRAQLTEYGLVAEDFGGDTMFVDISAKEGTNIEALEEAVLLTADAALDLRANPDMEAQGVAIEAHLDRGRGPVATVLVQRGTLRVGDSVVAGDAYGRVRRMVDEHGDDVEEALPSRPVQVIGFTSVPGAGDNFLVVDEDRIARQIADRRSARKRNALAARSRKRISLEDLDSALKETSQLNLILKGDNAGTVEALEEALMGIQVDDEVMLRVIDRGVGGITETNVNLASASDAIIIGFNVRAEGKATELANREGVEIRYYSVIYQAIDDIEKALRGMLKPIYEENQLGRAEIRAIFRSSKVGIIAGCMISSGVVRRNAKARLLRDNIVVVDNLSITSLRREKDDVTEVREGFECGMTLGYSDIKEGDIIESYELVEKERA; from the coding sequence GTGGCAGGTAAGGCCCGCGTACACGAGTTGGCTAAGGAACTCGGTGTCACCAGCAAGGAAGTTCTCGCCCGGCTTAATGAACAGGGCGAATTCGTAAAGTCCGCATCCTCGACGGTGGAGGCGCCGGTCGCCCGCCGGCTGCGCGAATCCTTCGGGGGCGGCAAGCCGGCTCCGCAAAAGGCTGCGCCCAAGGCGGCCGCGAAGGCCCCCGCCAAGGGGCCGGACAAATCGCTCGATCAGGCCCTGGACATGGCCATCGGCAACGGCGAGGCGGCCGGCGCGCCCGCCGGCGGTACGACCACCGCCCAAGCCGCCCCGGCCGCGCCCGCGGAAGCGCCCGCGCGTCCCGGCCCGGCGCCCGGCCGCCCCGCACCCGGTCAGCCGCAGCCGCCGGCTCCCGCTCAGCCGACCGGCCAGCCGCAGGCCCAGCCCGGACCCCAGCCCGGCATGACGCCGGGTCCCCGGCCCGGCCCGGCGCCGAAGCCCGGCGTCCGCACCCCGCGCGTCGGCAACAACCCGTTCTCCTCCGCGCAGCCCGTCGACCGGCCGATCCCGCGCCCGATGGCGCCGCGGCCCGGTGCGCCGCGGCCCGGCGGCGCGCGGCCCGGGGCGTCACCCGGCAACATGCCGCCGCGTCCCGGCGGTGCCGCCGGTCAGGGCCGCCCGGCCCGGCCCGGCGCCCCACGTCCCGGCGGTGGCCGGCCAGGCGGGCCCGGCGGCCGCGACGGCGGCGGCGGCAATTACCGCGGCGGTGGCGGCGGAGTCGGCGCCCCGCCCGGCGGTGGCGGTCCGGGAGGTTTCCGGGGCCGGCCCGGTGGCGGCGGTGGCGGCGGCGGCCGTCCCGGTCAGCGCGGCGGCGCCGCCGGCGCGTTCGGCCGTCCCGGCGGTGCGCCCCGGCGCGGCCGCAAGTCGAAGCGGGCGAAACGCGCCGAGTACGAGAACATGCAGGCGCCCGTCGTCGGCGGCGTGCGGTTGCCGCACGGCAACGGCGAGACGATCCGGCTCGCCCGGGGCGCGTCGCTGAGCGACTTCGCCGACAAGATCAACGCCAACCCGGCCTCGCTGGTGCAGGCGCTGTTCAACCTCGGCGAGATGGTCACGGCCACCCAGTCGGTCGGGGACGAGACGCTCGAGCTGCTGGGCAGCGAGATGAACTACGTCGTCCAGGTCGTCAGCCCGGAGGACGAGGACCGCGAGCTGCTGGAATCCTTCGACCTGACCTATGGCGAGGACGAGGGCACCGAGGAAGACCTGCAGACGCGGCCGCCGGTGGTGACCGTGATGGGTCACGTCGACCACGGTAAAACCCGGCTGCTGGACACCATCCGGAATGCCAGCGTGCGCGAGGCCGAGGCCGGTGGCATCACCCAGCACATCGGTGCCTACCAGGTGGGCGTCGACTTCGAGGGCAGCGAGCGGCTGATCACGTTCATCGACACCCCGGGCCACGAGGCGTTCACCGCCATGCGTGCCCGCGGCGCGAAGGCCACCGACATCGCGATCCTGGTGGTCGCGGCCGACGACGGCGTGATGCCGCAGACGGTGGAGGCGATCAACCACGCGCAGGCGGCCGACGTGCCGATCGTGGTGGCCGTCAACAAGATCGACAAGGAGGGCGCCGACCCGGCCAAGATCCGGGCCCAGCTCACCGAATACGGTTTGGTCGCGGAGGATTTCGGCGGGGACACGATGTTCGTCGACATCTCGGCGAAGGAAGGCACCAACATCGAGGCGCTCGAAGAGGCGGTGCTGCTGACCGCGGACGCCGCCCTGGACCTGCGGGCCAACCCCGACATGGAGGCCCAGGGTGTGGCGATCGAGGCGCACCTGGACCGCGGCCGCGGCCCGGTCGCCACGGTGCTGGTGCAGCGCGGCACCCTGCGGGTCGGCGACTCCGTCGTCGCCGGCGACGCCTACGGCCGGGTCCGCCGGATGGTCGACGAGCACGGCGACGACGTCGAGGAGGCGCTGCCGTCGCGGCCGGTGCAGGTCATCGGCTTCACGTCGGTCCCGGGCGCGGGCGACAACTTCCTGGTCGTCGACGAGGACCGCATCGCCCGCCAGATCGCCGACCGGCGCAGCGCCCGTAAGCGCAACGCGCTGGCGGCACGGTCGCGCAAGCGGATCAGCCTGGAGGACCTGGACTCGGCGCTGAAGGAAACCAGCCAGCTGAACCTGATCCTCAAGGGCGACAACGCCGGTACCGTCGAGGCGCTCGAGGAGGCCCTGATGGGCATCCAGGTCGACGACGAGGTGATGTTGCGCGTGATCGACCGCGGCGTCGGTGGCATCACCGAGACCAACGTCAACCTGGCCTCGGCGTCGGACGCCATCATCATCGGCTTCAACGTGCGCGCCGAAGGGAAGGCGACGGAGCTGGCCAACCGCGAGGGTGTCGAGATCCGCTACTACTCGGTGATCTACCAGGCGATCGACGACATCGAGAAGGCCCTGCGCGGCATGCTCAAGCCGATCTACGAGGAGAACCAGCTGGGACGGGCCGAGATCCGCGCGATCTTCCGGTCCTCCAAGGTGGGCATCATCGCCGGCTGCATGATCAGCTCGGGGGTGGTACGCCGCAACGCCAAGGCCCGGCTGTTGCGGGACAACATCGTGGTCGTCGACAACCTCTCGATCACCTCGCTGCGCCGCGAGAAGGACGACGTGACCGAGGTCCGCGAGGGCTTCGAGTGCGGTATGACGCTGGGCTACTCCGACATCAAGGAAGGCGACATCATCGAGTCCTACGAGCTCGTCGAGAAGGAGCGCGCCTGA
- a CDS encoding proline--tRNA ligase: protein MITRMSELFLRTLRDDPADAEVPSHKLLIRAGYIRPVAPGLYSWLPLGLRVLRKIEAVVREEMNAIGGQEILFPALLPRAPYETTNRWTEYGEGVFRLKDRRGNDYLLGPTHEELFTLTVKGEYSSYKDFPVLLYQIQNKYRDEARPRAGILRVREFLMKDSYSFDIDEAGLKAAYHAHREAYQRIFNRLRVRYVIVSAVSGAMGGSASEEFLAESAVGEDTFVRCLESGYAANVEAVITAKPEPPPADVVAGLPEAVVHDTGDTPTIATLVDWANTADLGRTVTAADTLKNVLLKVRQPGGEWELLAIGLPGDREVDDKRLGAALEPADYALLDDADFAGYPFLVKGYIGPKALRDNGVRYLVDPRVVDGTSWITGADEPGRHVVGLVAGRDFTADGTIEAAEVRDGDPSPDGAGPLVSARGIEVAHIFQLGRKYTDAFTADVLGEDGKPVRLTMGSYGLGVSRMVAVIAEQHHDELGLRWPSAIAPFDVHLVIANKDADARTGATALAADLDRLGVDVLLDDRQASPGVKFKDAELLGVPWILVVGRGWGNGVVELRDRFSGETRELATGPALATDVAAALTG, encoded by the coding sequence GTGATCACCCGGATGTCCGAGCTGTTCTTGCGCACGTTGCGCGACGACCCCGCCGACGCCGAAGTGCCCAGCCACAAGCTGCTGATCCGGGCCGGCTACATCCGGCCCGTGGCGCCCGGGCTGTACAGCTGGCTGCCGCTGGGCCTGCGGGTGCTGCGCAAGATCGAAGCCGTCGTCCGCGAGGAGATGAACGCGATCGGCGGGCAGGAGATCCTGTTCCCGGCGTTGCTGCCACGCGCGCCGTACGAGACGACGAACCGGTGGACCGAATACGGCGAGGGCGTGTTCCGGCTCAAGGACCGCCGCGGCAACGACTACCTGCTGGGGCCGACCCACGAAGAGCTGTTCACGCTGACCGTCAAAGGTGAATACAGCTCCTACAAGGACTTTCCGGTGTTGCTCTACCAGATCCAGAACAAATACCGTGACGAGGCGCGGCCGCGGGCGGGGATCCTGCGGGTGCGCGAGTTCCTGATGAAGGACTCCTACTCCTTCGACATCGACGAGGCCGGACTCAAGGCCGCCTACCACGCGCATCGCGAGGCCTACCAGCGCATCTTCAACCGGCTGCGGGTGCGCTACGTGATCGTGTCCGCGGTGTCGGGAGCGATGGGCGGCAGCGCGTCGGAGGAGTTCCTGGCCGAGAGCGCGGTCGGTGAGGACACCTTCGTGCGCTGCCTGGAGTCCGGGTATGCGGCCAACGTCGAGGCCGTCATCACCGCCAAGCCGGAGCCGCCGCCCGCTGACGTCGTGGCAGGGCTGCCCGAGGCGGTGGTCCACGACACCGGTGACACCCCGACCATCGCCACCCTGGTGGACTGGGCCAACACCGCGGACCTCGGTCGCACCGTCACCGCGGCGGACACGCTGAAGAACGTGTTGCTCAAGGTGCGCCAGCCCGGCGGGGAGTGGGAGCTGCTGGCCATCGGGCTGCCCGGCGACCGCGAGGTCGACGACAAGAGGCTGGGCGCTGCGCTGGAGCCGGCCGACTACGCGTTGCTCGACGATGCCGACTTCGCCGGGTACCCGTTCCTGGTGAAGGGCTACATCGGTCCGAAGGCGCTGCGGGACAACGGCGTTCGATACCTCGTCGACCCGCGGGTGGTGGACGGGACCAGCTGGATCACCGGGGCGGATGAACCCGGCCGGCACGTCGTCGGCCTGGTGGCCGGCCGGGACTTCACCGCCGACGGCACCATCGAGGCCGCCGAGGTGCGCGACGGCGATCCGTCTCCGGACGGCGCCGGGCCGCTGGTGTCGGCGCGGGGTATCGAGGTCGCGCACATCTTCCAGCTCGGCCGCAAGTACACCGACGCGTTCACCGCCGACGTGCTGGGCGAAGACGGCAAGCCGGTGCGGCTGACCATGGGCTCCTACGGCCTCGGGGTGTCGCGGATGGTGGCGGTGATCGCCGAGCAGCACCACGACGAGCTGGGCCTGCGCTGGCCGTCGGCGATCGCGCCGTTCGACGTCCACCTGGTGATCGCCAACAAGGACGCGGACGCCCGCACCGGGGCGACCGCGCTGGCCGCCGACCTGGACCGGCTGGGGGTCGACGTGCTGCTCGACGACCGGCAGGCGTCGCCGGGGGTCAAGTTCAAGGACGCCGAGCTGCTCGGCGTGCCCTGGATTCTGGTGGTGGGGCGCGGCTGGGGCAACGGCGTGGTCGAGCTGCGGGACCGCTTCAGCGGCGAGACGCGCGAGCTGGCCACCGGGCCGGCGCTGGCCACCGACGTCGCGGCCGCACTGACCGGCTAG
- a CDS encoding enoyl-CoA hydratase, whose amino-acid sequence MSDDILLIDTDERVRTLTLNRPQSRNALSAALRDRFFGALADAETDDDVDVIIVTGTDPVFCAGLDLKELGGSSALPDISPRWPSLSKPVIGAINGAAVTGGLEVALYCDILIASENARFADTHARVGLLPTWGLSVRLPQKVGVGLARRMSMTGDYLSAADALRAGLVTEVVPHDQLLSAARGVAASIVGNNQDAVRALLASYHRIDDAQTGAGLWLEAAAARQFRTSGDDIAANREAVLQRGRAQVR is encoded by the coding sequence ATGAGCGACGACATCCTGCTGATCGACACCGACGAGCGGGTGCGCACCCTGACCCTCAACCGGCCCCAGTCCCGCAACGCGCTGTCCGCGGCGCTGCGGGACCGGTTCTTCGGGGCGCTCGCCGATGCGGAAACCGACGACGACGTGGACGTCATCATCGTCACCGGCACCGACCCGGTGTTCTGCGCGGGCCTGGATCTCAAGGAGTTGGGCGGTTCCTCGGCGCTGCCGGACATCTCCCCGCGCTGGCCATCGCTGAGCAAGCCGGTCATCGGTGCGATCAACGGCGCCGCGGTGACGGGGGGGCTGGAGGTGGCGCTGTACTGCGACATCCTGATCGCCTCGGAGAACGCCCGCTTCGCCGACACCCACGCCCGGGTGGGCCTGCTGCCGACGTGGGGGCTGAGCGTGCGGCTGCCGCAGAAGGTGGGCGTCGGCCTGGCCCGGCGGATGAGCATGACCGGGGACTACCTGTCCGCCGCCGACGCGCTGCGCGCCGGGCTGGTGACCGAGGTGGTGCCGCACGACCAGCTGCTGAGCGCCGCCCGCGGAGTGGCGGCGTCGATCGTCGGGAACAACCAGGACGCCGTGCGCGCGCTGCTGGCCTCCTACCACCGCATCGACGATGCGCAGACCGGTGCGGGGCTGTGGCTCGAAGCGGCGGCCGCCCGCCAGTTCCGGACCAGCGGCGACGACATCGCCGCCAACCGCGAGGCGGTGCTGCAACGCGGGCGGGCTCAGGTCCGCTAG
- a CDS encoding DUF1802 family protein yields the protein MTLTTTMPALKEWSAAVHALLDGRQRVLLRKGGIGEKRFVGVPPACGGLAAGEFLLFPTVAHSHAERVRPEHRDLLEAAAADSTDDRLVLRAVAKIVAAVEVDRPDGLAAIEDLHIWTAESVRADRLDFRPKRKLAVLVVSVHPLAEPVEIARTPDHGGCKSWVELAVHAPLGPPVCDPVHDAAALAEVAARVRRAVA from the coding sequence ATGACGCTCACCACGACGATGCCCGCGCTCAAGGAGTGGAGCGCGGCCGTGCACGCCCTGCTGGACGGCCGCCAGCGGGTGCTGCTGCGCAAGGGCGGCATCGGGGAGAAGCGGTTCGTGGGGGTACCGCCCGCTTGCGGGGGACTGGCCGCCGGCGAGTTCCTGTTGTTCCCGACGGTCGCGCACAGCCACGCCGAGCGCGTCCGGCCCGAGCATCGCGATCTGCTGGAAGCGGCCGCCGCCGACAGCACCGACGATCGCTTGGTGCTCCGGGCGGTCGCGAAAATCGTTGCGGCGGTAGAGGTTGACCGGCCCGACGGCCTTGCGGCGATCGAGGATCTGCACATCTGGACCGCCGAGTCGGTGCGCGCCGACCGGCTCGACTTCCGCCCCAAGCGCAAACTGGCCGTGCTGGTGGTGTCGGTGCACCCGCTGGCCGAGCCGGTGGAGATCGCCCGGACCCCCGACCACGGCGGGTGCAAGAGCTGGGTGGAGCTCGCGGTGCACGCACCGTTGGGGCCGCCGGTGTGTGACCCCGTTCATGACGCGGCCGCGCTAGCCGAGGTCGCCGCTCGCGTCCGCCGCGCCGTTGCCTGA
- the nusA gene encoding transcription termination factor NusA, with protein MNIDMAALHAIEVDRGISVSELLETIKSALLTAYRHTEGHQNDARIEIDRKTGAVRVVARETDDDGNVISEWDDTPEGFGRIAATTARQVMLQRFRDAENERTYGEFSTREGEIVAGVIQRDSRANARGLVVVRMGTETKASEGVIPAAEQVPGESYEHGNRVRCYVIGVTRGAREPLITLSRTHPNLVRKLFSLEVPEIADGSVEIVAVAREAGHRSKIAVKSNVPGLNAKGACIGPMGQRVRNVMSELSGEKIDIIDYDEDPSRFVANALSPAKVVSVSIIDQNARAARVVVPDFQLSLAIGKEGQNARLAARLTGWRIDIRGDTPGGSDAHSAGHPEHGATHGMAHDR; from the coding sequence ATGAACATCGACATGGCCGCGCTGCACGCCATCGAGGTGGATCGGGGCATCTCGGTCAGCGAGCTGCTCGAGACGATCAAATCGGCGCTGCTCACCGCCTACCGGCACACCGAGGGCCACCAGAACGACGCGCGAATCGAGATCGACCGCAAGACCGGCGCCGTTCGCGTCGTCGCCCGCGAGACGGACGACGACGGCAACGTGATCAGCGAATGGGACGACACGCCAGAGGGTTTCGGCCGCATCGCCGCCACCACCGCCCGCCAGGTCATGCTGCAGCGGTTCCGCGACGCGGAAAACGAGCGCACCTACGGTGAGTTCTCCACCCGCGAGGGCGAGATCGTCGCGGGCGTCATCCAGCGGGACAGCCGCGCCAATGCCCGCGGCCTGGTCGTGGTCCGGATGGGGACCGAGACCAAAGCGTCGGAGGGCGTGATCCCGGCGGCCGAACAGGTCCCCGGCGAAAGCTACGAGCACGGCAACCGGGTGCGCTGCTACGTGATCGGGGTGACCCGCGGCGCGCGGGAGCCGCTGATCACGCTGTCCCGGACGCATCCCAACCTGGTGCGCAAGTTGTTCTCCCTGGAGGTCCCCGAGATCGCCGACGGCTCGGTCGAAATCGTTGCGGTGGCGCGGGAGGCCGGCCATCGCTCCAAGATCGCGGTGAAATCCAACGTCCCCGGCCTGAACGCGAAAGGGGCCTGCATCGGCCCGATGGGCCAGCGGGTCCGCAACGTGATGAGCGAGCTGTCCGGCGAGAAGATCGACATCATCGACTATGACGAGGACCCGTCCCGGTTCGTCGCCAACGCGTTGTCGCCGGCCAAGGTGGTCTCCGTGTCGATCATCGACCAGAACGCCCGCGCGGCCCGCGTGGTGGTGCCCGATTTCCAGCTGTCGCTGGCCATCGGCAAGGAGGGCCAGAACGCGCGGCTGGCCGCCCGGCTCACCGGGTGGCGCATCGACATCCGGGGCGACACACCGGGCGGATCCGATGCGCATTCGGCGGGCCACCCCGAACACGGGGCCACCCACGGCATGGCGCACGATCGCTGA
- the rimP gene encoding ribosome maturation factor RimP, with the protein MTTGLPSQTQVIELLGDEFARAGYEIEDVVIDARTRPPRITVIADGDTALDLDTIATLSRSASALLDGLDDVADRYVLEVSSPGVDRPLASQKHFRRARGRKVDVVLSDGSRLTGRVGETRGDAVALVVREGRDYRLREIPLADIAKAVVQVEFSPPAQAELDLAGQADRTEAEA; encoded by the coding sequence GTGACCACCGGGCTACCTTCGCAGACGCAGGTGATCGAGCTACTCGGTGATGAGTTCGCGCGCGCGGGATACGAGATCGAAGACGTGGTCATCGACGCCCGGACGCGCCCGCCGCGGATCACGGTGATCGCCGACGGTGACACGGCACTCGACCTCGACACCATCGCGACCCTGTCGCGCTCGGCGTCGGCTTTGCTGGACGGCCTCGACGACGTCGCAGACCGCTACGTGCTCGAGGTGAGCTCGCCGGGGGTGGACCGCCCGCTGGCCAGTCAAAAGCATTTCCGCCGCGCCCGCGGCCGCAAGGTCGACGTCGTCCTCTCGGATGGTTCTCGGCTGACCGGCCGGGTCGGCGAGACGCGCGGCGACGCCGTCGCGCTGGTGGTCCGCGAGGGCCGCGACTATCGACTGCGCGAAATCCCGCTCGCCGATATCGCCAAAGCCGTTGTTCAGGTGGAGTTTTCGCCCCCAGCGCAAGCGGAGTTGGACCTGGCGGGCCAGGCCGACAGGACGGAGGCCGAAGCATGA
- a CDS encoding DUF2277 domain-containing protein, which produces MCRNITELRGLQPAATPDEIAAAARQYVRKVSGITRPSAANAEAFEEAVADVTEATTRLLAALPARRQPPKTVPPLRRPEVAARLAGAQ; this is translated from the coding sequence ATGTGCCGGAACATCACCGAGTTGCGCGGGCTTCAGCCGGCGGCCACCCCCGACGAGATCGCGGCGGCGGCGCGCCAATATGTGCGCAAGGTCAGCGGGATCACCCGACCCTCGGCGGCGAACGCCGAGGCCTTCGAGGAGGCGGTGGCCGACGTCACCGAGGCGACGACGCGGTTGCTCGCGGCGCTGCCCGCACGGCGGCAGCCGCCCAAGACCGTCCCGCCCCTGCGCCGGCCCGAGGTGGCCGCCCGGCTGGCCGGGGCGCAATGA
- a CDS encoding ferritin-like domain-containing protein, whose translation MSSGKDADNAALCDALAIEHSTIYGYGMVSALSPPSVNGLVVEALGEHRQRRDDVIAMLTARKVNAPVAAAGYQLPILVGSAADAARLAARMENDGASAWRVVIEHAETADDRAFAATALTQSAVMAARWNRVLGAWPITTSFPGGND comes from the coding sequence ATGAGCTCCGGCAAGGACGCCGACAACGCGGCCCTGTGCGACGCGCTGGCCATCGAGCACTCGACGATCTACGGCTACGGCATGGTCTCGGCGCTGTCGCCGCCCAGCGTGAACGGCCTGGTGGTGGAGGCCCTGGGCGAGCACCGGCAGCGCCGCGACGACGTGATCGCGATGCTGACGGCCCGCAAGGTCAACGCGCCGGTCGCCGCCGCCGGCTACCAGCTGCCCATTCTGGTGGGCAGCGCGGCGGACGCGGCGCGGCTGGCGGCGCGGATGGAAAACGACGGCGCGTCGGCCTGGCGCGTGGTGATCGAGCACGCCGAGACTGCCGACGACCGCGCGTTCGCCGCGACGGCCCTGACCCAAAGCGCCGTGATGGCCGCCCGGTGGAACCGCGTGCTGGGCGCCTGGCCCATCACCACGAGTTTCCCGGGCGGGAACGACTAG
- a CDS encoding DHH family phosphoesterase has translation MTAIDPKTEVAAAGARVDVWGAVELLSNAETVAVLAHVHPDADTIGAGLALGLVLDRCGKRVEVGFAEPATLPESLSSLPGCWLLASADAMRRDVDLVVTVDVPSIKRLGALSELARRGRELLVIDHHASNEEFGTANFVDVSADSTTMMIADILDAWDKPIDPDVAHCIYAGLTTDTGSFRWATARALRLAARLVDTGVDNAAISRTLMDSHPFTWLPLLSRVLGSAQLLPDAVGGRGLVYAVVGHQDWVTSRPEEVESIVDVVRTTQQAEVAAVFKEVDPQQWSVSMRAKAHVDLAAVASGFGGGGHRLAAGYSTSGPIDDVVASLRTALG, from the coding sequence ATGACGGCGATCGACCCGAAGACTGAGGTAGCGGCCGCCGGGGCGCGCGTCGACGTCTGGGGCGCGGTCGAGCTGTTGTCCAACGCCGAGACGGTCGCGGTGCTGGCCCATGTCCACCCCGACGCCGACACCATCGGCGCGGGCCTGGCGCTGGGCTTGGTGCTGGACAGGTGCGGCAAGCGCGTCGAGGTCGGCTTCGCCGAGCCGGCGACGCTGCCGGAGTCGCTGTCGTCGCTGCCCGGGTGCTGGCTGCTGGCGAGTGCGGATGCGATGCGGCGCGACGTCGATTTGGTTGTCACCGTTGATGTTCCGAGCATCAAGCGGCTGGGCGCGTTGAGCGAGCTGGCGCGGCGCGGCCGGGAGTTGCTGGTGATCGACCACCACGCCTCCAACGAGGAGTTCGGGACCGCCAACTTCGTTGACGTGTCGGCGGATTCGACCACGATGATGATCGCCGACATCCTCGACGCGTGGGACAAGCCCATCGATCCCGACGTCGCGCACTGCATCTACGCCGGGCTGACGACCGACACCGGATCGTTCCGCTGGGCCACCGCCCGCGCCCTTCGGCTGGCGGCCCGGCTGGTCGACACCGGCGTCGACAACGCCGCGATCAGCCGAACGCTGATGGACAGCCACCCCTTCACCTGGTTGCCGCTGCTGTCCCGCGTGCTGGGCTCGGCGCAGTTGCTGCCCGACGCGGTGGGCGGCCGTGGGCTGGTGTATGCCGTTGTCGGACACCAAGATTGGGTGACTTCGCGCCCCGAGGAAGTCGAAAGCATCGTCGACGTCGTGCGCACCACGCAGCAGGCCGAGGTGGCCGCGGTGTTCAAGGAGGTCGACCCGCAGCAGTGGTCGGTGTCCATGCGCGCCAAGGCCCACGTGGACCTGGCGGCGGTCGCGTCCGGATTCGGCGGCGGCGGCCACCGGCTGGCGGCCGGCTATTCGACGAGCGGCCCGATCGACGACGTCGTCGCGTCGCTGCGCACGGCCCTGGGCTAG